A single genomic interval of Lacrimispora sphenoides JCM 1415 harbors:
- a CDS encoding TatD family hydrolase, whose amino-acid sequence MIFDTHAHYDDEAFDEDREELLASLLNHGIEAVTNVGASMETSRHTLELAEKYPYIYGAIGVHPNETGELKEEDLAWLKEHSAHKKIVAIGEIGLDYYWDEPDHETQKKWFIRQLSLAREVKLPVVIHSRDAAKDTLDIMKAEGAKDIGGVIHCFSYGKEIAREYLNMGYFLGIGGVLTFKNAKKLKEVVEYMPMEQLVLETDCPYLAPAPNRGKRNSSLNLPYVVQEISAIKGIPEETVIDITNQNAKRLYRLKEQL is encoded by the coding sequence ATGATTTTTGATACACACGCCCATTATGATGATGAGGCATTTGATGAAGACAGGGAGGAACTGCTGGCAAGCCTTTTAAACCATGGAATTGAGGCTGTTACCAATGTGGGGGCTAGTATGGAAACTTCCAGACATACCCTTGAACTGGCAGAGAAATATCCATATATATATGGCGCCATCGGTGTTCACCCCAATGAAACCGGAGAACTGAAAGAGGAAGACTTAGCCTGGCTGAAGGAGCATTCTGCCCATAAAAAGATCGTGGCAATCGGCGAGATCGGTCTTGATTATTACTGGGATGAGCCGGACCATGAAACCCAGAAGAAGTGGTTTATCCGCCAGCTTAGCCTGGCAAGGGAAGTGAAGCTTCCTGTGGTCATCCACAGCCGGGATGCGGCAAAGGATACTCTGGATATCATGAAGGCAGAGGGGGCAAAGGACATTGGAGGAGTGATTCACTGCTTTTCTTATGGAAAGGAAATTGCCAGGGAATACTTAAATATGGGGTATTTTCTTGGGATCGGAGGCGTCCTCACCTTTAAGAATGCCAAAAAACTGAAAGAAGTAGTGGAGTATATGCCGATGGAACAGCTGGTCCTTGAGACAGACTGCCCTTATCTGGCTCCCGCTCCCAACAGGGGAAAGCGTAATTCCTCCTTAAACCTTCCTTATGTGGTGCAGGAGATCAGCGCCATTAAGGGAATCCCGGAAGAAACAGTTATAGATATCACCAATCAGAATGCCAAAAGGCTATACAGGCTTAAGGAACAGCTATAA
- the tadA gene encoding tRNA adenosine(34) deaminase TadA yields MTTDEKYMRTAIKQAEKAGAIGEVPIGCIIVYEDKIIARGYNRRTIDKNVLSHAEINAIRKACRKIGDWRLEGCTMYVTLEPCPMCAGAIVQARIPRVVIGCMNAKAGCAGSVLDMLHEEGFNHQVETETGVLGEECSQMMKDFFRELRERNKKKQEDKSFITEQ; encoded by the coding sequence ATGACAACAGATGAGAAATATATGCGCACAGCAATAAAACAGGCTGAAAAGGCAGGCGCCATTGGTGAAGTCCCCATCGGCTGCATTATTGTTTATGAAGATAAGATCATTGCCCGCGGATATAACCGCCGCACCATTGATAAAAATGTCCTGTCCCATGCGGAGATCAATGCCATCCGCAAAGCGTGCAGAAAAATAGGGGATTGGAGGCTTGAGGGCTGCACCATGTATGTGACCCTGGAACCCTGTCCCATGTGTGCCGGAGCTATTGTTCAGGCCAGGATCCCCAGAGTCGTTATCGGCTGCATGAATGCTAAGGCCGGCTGTGCTGGATCGGTGCTTGATATGCTTCATGAGGAGGGCTTTAATCACCAGGTTGAAACGGAAACAGGAGTTTTGGGAGAAGAATGTTCTCAAATGATGAAAGATTTTTTTAGAGAGCTGCGGGAAAGGAACAAGAAAAAACAGGAAGATAAGTCCTTTATAACAGAACAGTGA
- the rsmA gene encoding 16S rRNA (adenine(1518)-N(6)/adenine(1519)-N(6))-dimethyltransferase RsmA encodes MATLGNPQKTIEIIKKYEFAFQKKFGQNFLIDTHVLDKIIAAAGVTKDDCVLEIGPGIGTMTQYLAENARHVVAVEIDSNLIPILNETLADYENVTVIHADILKVDINQITEQYNGGRPIKVVANLPYYITTPIIMGLFENKVPIDNITVMVQKEVADRMQVGPGSKDYGALSLAVQYYAEPYIVANVPPNCFMPRPNVGSAVIRLTRHKEPPVKAEDPGLMFRLIRASFNQRRKTLQNGLNNSPEIPFTKEQITEAVESLGLGPSVRGEALTLEQFASLSNYFTGMKR; translated from the coding sequence ATGGCAACACTGGGAAATCCCCAAAAAACAATTGAGATCATAAAGAAATACGAATTCGCATTTCAAAAGAAATTCGGACAGAATTTTTTAATAGATACCCACGTTTTAGATAAGATCATAGCCGCGGCAGGCGTAACAAAGGATGATTGCGTTCTGGAAATCGGGCCTGGGATCGGTACGATGACACAGTACCTGGCTGAAAATGCCAGACATGTCGTGGCAGTGGAGATCGATTCTAACCTGATCCCCATTCTCAACGAGACTTTGGCGGACTATGAGAATGTGACCGTTATCCATGCGGATATTCTTAAAGTTGACATCAATCAGATAACGGAACAATATAACGGCGGACGTCCCATCAAGGTAGTTGCAAATCTTCCGTATTACATCACAACCCCTATCATTATGGGCCTTTTTGAAAACAAGGTTCCAATCGACAATATCACGGTCATGGTTCAGAAGGAAGTGGCGGACCGCATGCAGGTAGGGCCTGGCTCCAAGGATTACGGCGCTCTCTCCCTGGCCGTTCAGTATTATGCAGAGCCCTATATTGTGGCAAACGTCCCGCCTAACTGCTTCATGCCCCGTCCTAACGTAGGGTCTGCGGTCATCCGCCTGACCCGCCACAAGGAACCACCGGTAAAGGCAGAGGATCCAGGGCTTATGTTCCGGCTGATCCGCGCCTCCTTTAACCAGAGAAGAAAGACACTTCAAAACGGATTAAACAATTCGCCGGAAATTCCCTTTACAAAGGAGCAGATCACGGAAGCGGTTGAAAGCCTGGGACTCGGGCCATCTGTACGGGGAGAGGCATTGACTCTAGAACAGTTTGCTTCCCTCAGCAACTATTTTACAGGAATGAAAAGATAA
- a CDS encoding anaerobic ribonucleoside-triphosphate reductase activating protein: MKLCGLQKTTLLDFPGHVAATIFLGGCNFRCPFCHNSGLIGIEAESLFSEEEILGFLKKRKGILEGVCITGGEPTLSEDLEPFIRKIRDLGYLIKLDTNGYRPEVLKNLASNGLLDYVAMDIKAGRDNYPKAAGIRGLRMKDIEESAAFLLQGTIPFEFRTTAVKGIHSLRDFIDIGEWLTGCPNYYLQNYVDSDQVLCPGFQPFSREELNQFLNILKPLIPNAMLRGVED, from the coding sequence ATGAAACTATGCGGTCTTCAAAAAACAACGCTTCTGGATTTTCCCGGCCACGTGGCAGCTACGATCTTTCTCGGCGGCTGCAATTTCCGCTGCCCCTTCTGCCATAACAGCGGGCTGATCGGCATTGAGGCAGAATCCCTGTTCAGTGAAGAGGAGATTTTGGGTTTTTTAAAGAAACGAAAAGGAATTTTAGAGGGTGTCTGCATTACTGGGGGAGAACCCACCCTGTCAGAGGATTTAGAACCCTTTATCCGGAAAATTCGGGATCTGGGCTATCTTATTAAACTGGATACCAACGGCTATCGGCCGGAGGTCTTAAAAAATCTGGCTTCAAACGGACTTTTGGACTATGTGGCAATGGATATTAAAGCAGGCAGGGATAATTATCCCAAGGCAGCGGGAATCAGGGGGCTAAGGATGAAGGACATTGAGGAAAGCGCTGCTTTTCTCCTTCAAGGAACCATTCCTTTTGAATTCCGCACAACGGCGGTAAAAGGGATCCATAGCCTCCGTGATTTTATAGATATCGGTGAATGGCTGACAGGCTGTCCTAATTATTACCTGCAAAACTATGTGGACTCGGACCAGGTCCTATGTCCCGGTTTCCAGCCTTTTTCCAGAGAAGAGCTCAATCAATTCTTAAACATCCTAAAACCCTTGATTCCCAATGCTATGCTTCGAGGCGTTGAGGATTAA
- a CDS encoding HIT family protein, with translation MKDPNCAYCMKGDLVAKFGYPICEMETGFLYLFKEQSKKGRVILAYKDHVSELVDIDDEERNAFFADVARVSKAVHKVFNPDKVNYGAYGDTGCHLHMHIVPKYNGMDEWGSTFTMNPDKIYLTDKEYEEMAAVIRAAL, from the coding sequence ATGAAAGATCCAAATTGCGCATACTGTATGAAGGGAGATCTTGTTGCAAAATTCGGCTATCCTATTTGCGAAATGGAGACAGGATTTTTATATTTATTTAAAGAGCAGAGTAAAAAAGGCAGAGTGATTCTGGCTTATAAGGATCACGTAAGCGAGCTGGTTGATATTGATGATGAGGAAAGAAATGCCTTTTTTGCTGATGTAGCCAGAGTTTCTAAGGCTGTCCATAAAGTATTTAACCCGGATAAGGTAAATTACGGCGCTTACGGCGACACCGGATGTCACCTTCATATGCACATTGTTCCAAAATATAACGGCATGGACGAATGGGGAAGCACCTTTACCATGAATCCGGACAAAATATATCTGACAGATAAAGAATATGAGGAAATGGCTGCTGTCATCCGTGCGGCATTATAA
- the nagB gene encoding glucosamine-6-phosphate deaminase, with product MKLYRAKDYNDMSRKAANIISAQIIMKPSCVLGLATGSSPIGTYKQLIEWYNKGDLDFSQVKTANLDEYKGLTRENDQSYYYFMRENLFRHVNIDEANTNIPNGMEADANKEAARYEEIIKGLGGVDLQLLGLGHNGHIGFNEPSDIFPKDTHIVDLQESTIEANKRFFASIDEVPRQAYTMGIGTIMRARKILLIVSGAEKADILHDVICGPVTSKVPASILQLHPDVTIVADEAALSRMGNI from the coding sequence ATGAAGCTTTATCGCGCGAAGGACTACAACGATATGAGCCGTAAGGCCGCCAATATAATATCTGCCCAGATTATTATGAAACCGAGCTGTGTTCTTGGACTGGCTACCGGTTCCTCACCTATAGGCACCTACAAGCAATTGATCGAATGGTATAACAAAGGGGATTTGGATTTCTCCCAGGTAAAGACTGCGAACCTTGATGAATACAAGGGACTCACCAGGGAAAACGATCAAAGCTATTACTATTTTATGCGTGAGAATCTGTTTCGCCATGTAAACATTGACGAAGCAAATACCAACATCCCTAATGGGATGGAAGCTGACGCCAACAAAGAAGCTGCCCGCTACGAGGAAATTATCAAAGGCCTGGGCGGTGTTGATTTACAGCTCTTAGGACTTGGGCACAATGGTCACATTGGCTTCAACGAGCCATCCGACATCTTCCCAAAGGATACGCACATTGTAGACCTTCAGGAAAGCACCATCGAAGCCAACAAGCGTTTCTTCGCATCAATTGATGAAGTTCCGCGCCAAGCCTATACCATGGGTATCGGTACCATAATGAGAGCCAGAAAGATCCTGCTGATCGTCAGCGGAGCTGAGAAAGCAGACATCCTTCATGATGTAATCTGCGGACCGGTTACTTCTAAAGTTCCGGCATCTATTTTACAGCTTCATCCGGATGTTACCATTGTTGCAGACGAAGCGGCTCTTTCCAGGATGGGAAATATTTAA
- a CDS encoding peptide ABC transporter substrate-binding protein, with amino-acid sequence MKKMALVLAAVLASGMILTACGGSGKSGTAGNETQKTEAAGNTAGGLDLAVQIGPDPETIDPALNSSIDAANMILHGFETLLTFDKDNNIIPGQAESYDVSDDGLTYTFHLRDGLKWSDGSELTSEDFVYSWKRLADPATAAPYAADMLSMVKGYDEATAGNVDALAVSAPDAKTFVVELASPCVYFDKIATHASMAPVKEDVVEAKGDQWSLTPDSYISNGPLKMIEWVPGSHITFAKNENYWAADTVTLNTLKFVLMEDSNAAYSAYQTGEVSMIKDVPTDEIPSLEGTPDYHLEPRMATSYTIFNTTKAPFDNTLVRRALTLATDREYVASTVMAGTVLPANNFVGPGISDAESGSSFEEVTRKNNGGDYFNVNNYEEDLNKAKELLAEAGYPDGKGFPVIEYMTNDAGYNKAIAEYLQSAWSELGIRMDIKIVEWSTFAPTRRAGDFQIARGGWVYDYDDPSNMLNLFTTESGNNDGKYSNPEVDSLLNQARDTADKTEHYEKLHAAEKLIMEDAAVAPLVYSSDFYLQKPELKGTWHSPYGFWFFTHATME; translated from the coding sequence ATGAAGAAAATGGCGCTTGTATTAGCGGCAGTCCTTGCTTCAGGGATGATCCTGACAGCATGCGGGGGTTCCGGTAAATCCGGTACGGCCGGCAATGAAACACAGAAAACAGAAGCAGCAGGAAATACTGCAGGGGGTCTTGATCTGGCAGTTCAGATTGGTCCAGATCCGGAAACCATTGACCCGGCCTTAAATTCATCAATTGATGCAGCTAATATGATCCTGCACGGATTTGAGACACTTTTGACCTTTGATAAGGATAATAATATTATTCCCGGACAGGCAGAATCCTATGATGTGAGTGATGACGGACTTACTTATACGTTTCATTTAAGGGATGGTTTGAAATGGAGCGACGGCTCTGAGCTTACATCAGAAGACTTCGTATATTCCTGGAAGCGTCTGGCAGACCCTGCGACAGCAGCTCCTTATGCAGCAGACATGCTTTCCATGGTAAAAGGATATGATGAGGCAACAGCAGGAAATGTTGACGCCCTGGCTGTATCCGCACCTGATGCAAAAACCTTTGTAGTGGAGCTTGCGTCTCCCTGCGTTTATTTTGATAAAATCGCCACCCATGCCAGCATGGCTCCTGTAAAAGAGGATGTAGTAGAGGCAAAGGGTGACCAGTGGTCCTTAACTCCTGATAGTTATATATCCAACGGACCGTTAAAGATGATCGAGTGGGTACCAGGTTCCCATATCACCTTTGCTAAGAATGAAAATTACTGGGCTGCAGATACTGTAACCTTAAATACCTTAAAATTTGTCCTTATGGAAGATTCCAACGCAGCTTACAGCGCTTACCAGACAGGGGAAGTTTCCATGATCAAGGATGTTCCTACTGACGAAATCCCAAGCCTTGAGGGCACTCCTGATTACCATCTGGAACCTCGTATGGCGACTTCCTATACAATCTTCAACACGACAAAGGCACCTTTTGACAATACACTGGTCCGCCGTGCGTTGACCCTTGCAACTGACCGGGAATATGTTGCCAGTACCGTTATGGCAGGGACCGTTTTACCAGCTAACAACTTTGTAGGCCCTGGTATATCTGATGCAGAAAGCGGTTCTTCCTTTGAAGAAGTCACCAGAAAGAACAACGGCGGTGATTACTTTAATGTAAACAATTATGAAGAAGATCTTAATAAGGCAAAAGAACTTCTGGCAGAAGCAGGATATCCGGACGGAAAAGGCTTCCCAGTGATCGAATATATGACCAATGATGCCGGTTATAATAAGGCAATTGCAGAATATTTACAGAGCGCCTGGAGCGAACTGGGTATCAGAATGGATATTAAGATTGTTGAATGGTCTACCTTTGCACCAACCCGCCGTGCCGGTGACTTCCAGATTGCACGCGGAGGCTGGGTATATGACTATGATGATCCTTCCAATATGCTGAACTTATTCACAACTGAAAGCGGAAACAACGATGGAAAGTATTCTAATCCTGAGGTGGACAGCTTATTAAACCAGGCCCGTGATACTGCTGATAAGACAGAGCATTATGAGAAGCTTCATGCGGCAGAAAAGCTTATCATGGAAGATGCAGCGGTAGCACCGCTTGTATACTCCAGCGATTTCTATCTGCAGAAGCCTGAATTAAAGGGTACATGGCACTCTCCATACGGCTTCTGGTTCTTTACCCATGCTACCATGGAATAA
- a CDS encoding TIGR01440 family protein → MLDEIRSQAAMAAKELLEVAHLNEKDLVVIGCSSSEISDHRIGSHSSAEIGQTVFSAIYEVFNEQGIYVAAQCCEHLNRALILEKEAAMLYGYEPVNVVPQLKAGSSLATAAYQTLQCPVAVESIKAHAGIDIGDTLIGMHLKAVAVPVRIKTRYIGAAHVVTARTRPKYIGGARACYDESLG, encoded by the coding sequence ATGTTGGATGAAATCAGATCGCAGGCCGCAATGGCTGCAAAAGAGCTGCTGGAAGTGGCACACTTAAATGAGAAGGACTTGGTCGTAATCGGATGCTCCTCCAGCGAGATATCCGACCACAGGATCGGTTCCCATTCCAGCGCGGAAATCGGACAGACTGTGTTTTCTGCCATTTATGAAGTTTTTAACGAGCAGGGGATTTATGTTGCAGCCCAGTGCTGCGAGCATTTAAACCGGGCTTTGATTCTGGAAAAGGAAGCAGCCATGCTCTATGGCTATGAACCGGTCAATGTAGTACCGCAGTTAAAAGCCGGCAGCTCTCTTGCCACTGCGGCTTACCAGACCCTGCAATGCCCGGTGGCGGTAGAATCCATTAAAGCCCATGCCGGGATTGATATCGGTGACACGTTGATCGGCATGCACTTAAAGGCAGTAGCCGTTCCAGTCCGCATAAAGACCAGGTATATCGGCGCCGCCCACGTGGTCACCGCCCGTACCAGGCCGAAATACATTGGCGGAGCCCGTGCCTGCTATGATGAATCCTTAGGATAA
- the dhaS gene encoding dihydroxyacetone kinase transcriptional activator DhaS: MSDSLITKRAIAEALKQVCREKPFDKISISNITSVWGLNRQTFYYHFQDKYELLSWIYYNENFAKIAEDITLENWDQKIYELLQNMKEEKAFYINTIKEQEHTFESYLFDMAKALFSEAIIKLDEKKKLTDEERDFDAGFYAYGICGIIVDWVEKGMRTEPQLVADRLKSLAKASERAGYLRSQAEL; this comes from the coding sequence ATGTCGGATTCGCTGATTACAAAACGCGCAATTGCGGAAGCCTTAAAACAGGTATGCAGGGAAAAACCCTTTGATAAGATATCCATATCCAATATCACATCCGTATGGGGATTAAACCGGCAGACCTTCTATTATCATTTTCAGGATAAATATGAACTTTTAAGCTGGATCTATTACAATGAGAATTTTGCTAAAATAGCAGAAGACATTACTCTTGAGAACTGGGACCAGAAGATTTATGAACTGCTTCAGAATATGAAAGAAGAAAAGGCCTTTTATATCAATACCATCAAAGAACAGGAACATACCTTTGAGAGCTATCTGTTTGATATGGCAAAGGCCCTGTTTTCCGAAGCAATTATAAAGCTGGATGAAAAGAAGAAGCTCACCGATGAGGAGAGGGATTTTGACGCAGGATTTTATGCGTATGGCATTTGCGGGATTATCGTTGACTGGGTGGAGAAGGGAATGAGAACAGAGCCGCAGCTCGTGGCGGATCGCTTAAAAAGCCTGGCCAAGGCTTCGGAGCGGGCTGGTTATCTCCGGAGCCAGGCGGAGCTTTAA
- a CDS encoding oleate hydratase, producing MKGKNNFGKVLAWGAAATAAGVAAKKAYDYSKKQMDLKSEENIRHMENGQAPGKAYFVGGGLGSMAGAAYLLRDCNMPGDQITIFEGMHILGGSNDGIGTPEKGFVCRGGRMLNEETYENFWELFRTIPSLNNPARSVTEEILSFDHAHPTHAKARLVDKDGTILDVKSMGFTQQERMAMLKLMNTPEEKLDDMTIEEWFADMPHFFTTNFWYMWQTTFAFQKWSSLFEFRRYMRRMILEFSRIETLEGVTRTPLNQYDSVIRPLENYLRKQGVVFAENCTVTDIDFADGDGITAKVLHLKDNGIERQVELQDGDICIMTNACMTDSATLGDLHTPAPEPVLRPISGELWTKVSAKKPGLGNPYPFFGDVHETNWESFTVTSRGNKLLKLIEDYSGNVPGSGALMTFKDSNWLMSIVVAAQPHFINQPMDQTIFWGYGLYTDREGDFIKKPMKDCTGEEMLIELLHHLHMENRKDEILADVVNVIPCMMPYVDAQFQPRKMTDRPKVVPAGSTNFAMISQFVEIPDDMVFTEEYSVRAARIAVYTLMGSNKKVCPVTPYVKEPKVLMKAVQTSYR from the coding sequence ATGAAAGGAAAAAATAATTTCGGAAAAGTGCTTGCATGGGGAGCTGCGGCAACTGCGGCAGGAGTAGCCGCAAAAAAAGCCTATGATTATTCAAAAAAACAGATGGATTTAAAAAGTGAAGAAAACATAAGGCATATGGAAAATGGGCAGGCCCCTGGAAAAGCGTATTTTGTAGGCGGCGGTCTGGGAAGCATGGCAGGAGCTGCTTATCTTCTGCGCGACTGCAACATGCCGGGAGACCAGATCACGATTTTTGAAGGAATGCATATTCTTGGAGGAAGCAACGATGGTATCGGAACCCCTGAAAAAGGCTTTGTATGCCGGGGCGGACGTATGCTTAATGAAGAGACGTATGAAAACTTCTGGGAACTGTTCCGTACCATCCCGTCATTAAATAACCCTGCCAGGAGCGTTACCGAAGAGATCTTAAGCTTTGATCATGCCCACCCGACCCACGCTAAGGCCAGGCTTGTGGACAAGGATGGAACCATCCTTGATGTGAAGAGCATGGGATTTACCCAGCAGGAACGCATGGCCATGTTAAAGCTTATGAATACACCAGAAGAAAAGCTGGATGATATGACCATAGAGGAATGGTTCGCTGACATGCCTCATTTCTTTACAACGAATTTCTGGTACATGTGGCAGACCACCTTTGCATTCCAGAAATGGAGCAGCCTTTTTGAGTTCCGCCGCTACATGCGCCGGATGATCCTGGAATTTTCAAGGATCGAAACTTTGGAAGGGGTAACTAGAACCCCATTAAACCAGTATGACAGTGTGATCCGTCCTTTGGAAAACTATTTGAGAAAGCAGGGAGTTGTCTTTGCGGAAAACTGTACGGTTACTGATATTGATTTCGCAGATGGAGACGGGATTACGGCTAAGGTGCTTCACTTAAAAGATAACGGCATAGAAAGACAGGTAGAGCTTCAGGATGGTGATATCTGTATCATGACCAATGCCTGTATGACCGACAGCGCAACCCTGGGGGATCTCCACACTCCGGCACCGGAGCCTGTTTTAAGACCAATATCCGGGGAATTATGGACCAAGGTATCTGCAAAGAAGCCTGGACTAGGTAATCCTTACCCATTCTTTGGCGATGTTCATGAGACCAATTGGGAAAGCTTTACCGTAACAAGCCGTGGAAATAAGCTTCTTAAATTGATTGAGGATTATTCCGGCAATGTACCTGGAAGCGGAGCACTTATGACCTTTAAGGATTCCAACTGGCTGATGAGCATTGTTGTAGCTGCCCAGCCACACTTTATCAATCAGCCTATGGACCAGACGATCTTCTGGGGATACGGACTTTATACGGATCGTGAAGGAGACTTCATAAAGAAACCGATGAAGGATTGTACCGGAGAGGAAATGCTCATCGAGCTTCTCCATCATCTTCATATGGAAAACCGTAAGGATGAAATCCTGGCAGATGTGGTCAATGTCATTCCCTGCATGATGCCTTATGTAGATGCCCAATTCCAGCCACGCAAGATGACTGACCGCCCGAAGGTAGTTCCAGCCGGCTCTACCAACTTCGCTATGATAAGCCAGTTTGTGGAGATTCCGGACGACATGGTATTTACCGAGGAATATTCGGTAAGGGCTGCCAGAATCGCTGTTTACACCCTGATGGGATCAAATAAAAAGGTTTGTCCGGTCACCCCATACGTGAAGGAACCAAAGGTTTTAATGAAGGCAGTACAGACCTCATACCGCTAA
- a CDS encoding bacteriohemerythrin, with protein MAYTFSKDLETGNQLIDSEHRQLIDAVNNLLTACSTGKGRAELANTTKFLQEYTAKHFGNEEKLQIQNQYPDYVNHKRYHEEFKKVVAGICAKLEKEGPTIILVGEVNSAIAGWLINHIKKEDAKVAAHIRSRA; from the coding sequence ATGGCATATACATTTTCAAAAGATTTGGAAACCGGCAACCAGTTAATTGATTCCGAGCATCGCCAGCTGATCGATGCAGTCAATAACCTGCTTACTGCCTGCTCCACAGGGAAAGGACGTGCGGAACTGGCTAATACCACCAAGTTCCTGCAGGAGTATACCGCAAAGCATTTCGGCAATGAGGAAAAGCTCCAGATCCAGAATCAGTATCCGGATTATGTAAACCACAAACGTTATCACGAGGAATTTAAAAAGGTGGTGGCTGGAATCTGTGCCAAGCTGGAAAAGGAAGGCCCGACCATCATTCTTGTAGGTGAAGTCAACAGTGCCATTGCGGGCTGGCTGATCAACCACATCAAAAAAGAGGATGCCAAGGTGGCCGCTCATATTAGAAGCAGGGCTTAA